The Candidatus Binatia bacterium genome includes the window ATAAGCTGCGCGACGCACTTCCTTCGCCTGCGCATCGACTCCCGGTGATGCTGCCGTCGCCGATCCGAGTGGTGGGTTGCGGCAGCCCGTTCGGCGACGACAGTGTCGGCTGGAATGCGGTGGTCGCGTTACGGACCGCGGTTGTCGAGACCTCGTGCACGATCGAGCTGCATGCCGTGGCGACGCCGGACCGCCTGCTCCAGATACTCGACGGACGCGGTTCGTTGATCGTCATCGATGCGATGGTCTCCGGTGCGTCGCCGGGAACCGTTGTGCGCTGCCGGTGGCCGGACGATCGACTACGGGG containing:
- a CDS encoding hydrogenase maturation protease yields the protein MLPSPIRVVGCGSPFGDDSVGWNAVVALRTAVVETSCTIELHAVATPDRLLQILDGRGSLIVIDAMVSGASPGTVVRCRWPDDRLRGDASASSHGLSVPTVLELAARVGCLPAHVVVYAVEGEQRGPETVLSPAVAAAVSAVVAAILADITAS